In bacterium, the genomic window AAGATAAAAGAAAAATCGGAAATTCCCATTATTGCAGATGTCCATTTTAATTACAAGATTGCTCTTTCTGCAATAGAGCAAGGAGCGGATAAGATAAGGCTTAACCCGGGAAATATTAGAGATAAGGAGAAAATAAGAGAGATTGTAAGAAAAGCAAAGGATGCTGGAATTCCCATTAGGGTTGGTGCAAATTCTGGCTCACTTCCAGAAGGAGAAAGCCTTGTTGATGCAGCTATGCGTGAGATAAAAATCCTTGAGAATGAGGGATTTTATGATATTGTTGTTTCCCTAAAGGGTGCGGATATTTATGAAACCGTATCATCTTATAGAGAAATGGCAGGGCTTGTTAAATACCCATTTCATATAGGGATAACAGAGGCAGGGCCATTATTCTCTGGCTCAATTATTTCAAGCATTGGATGTGGTATTCTTTTGTTTGAGGGTTTGGGAGATACCATAAGGGTTTCCTTGACAGGCTCGCCAATAGATGAGGTAAGGGTTGCCAAGCAAATCCTTCAAGCCCTAGATTTAAGGTCTTTTGGGCCTCGTATAATCTCCTGTCCTACCTGCGGAAGATGCAGGGTGAACCTTTCTTCAATTACAAAACAAATAGAGGAAAAAATATTTAATATTAAGGGGCTTTCTGGGAAGAAAATAGCGATTATGGGATGCTCTGTAAATGGGCCAGGTGAGGCAAAGAAAGCAGATTATGGACTTGTTGCAGGAGAAAAATTTCTTATCTTTAAAAATGGAGAGATAATAAAAAGGGTATCAGAGAATATAGTAGATGTATTTTTAGAGCTTTTCTATTGACCACTTTTGGAATTACAGATTATCATAATAATTTGTGAAATTTGCTAAAGAACAAGGATTTAGTTTTTGGGAAGAAAATTTATGACCAACAATAAAAAACAAAGAACATATGCATTTATAGATGCATCAAATCTATTTTACGGTGGAGAGAAAAGTTTGGGATGGAAAATAGATTATCAAAAGTTATTGGAATATTTAAAAGACAAATACGAAATTTTACAAGCTCTTTATTTTGGTGGTGTTGAAATTCACAAATTTAAATATGATTATCTAAATAACCATACTGTGCCTATTGCGAAGCTTGAAAAATATCTAGTTAATTTAATTAGGAACAAAGCCAACAAATTAAACGAAGCGGAACTCGCTTTGATTGCTTGCCATTTACAGCGGGTTCGTTTTTATTTAAAGCTCAATGAATTTGGTTATAAGTTATATTTAAAACCCGTGAAACTTTATGAACAGGATGATGGAACAAGCAGAAGAAAAGCAAATTGTGATGTTGAGATGGCATTTTACATAATGAAAGAAAAGGATAATTTTGATAGACTCCTTATTCTTTCTGGCGATGGCGATTTTCTGCCGGTTTTAAAACATTTAAAAGAACAAGGCAAAGAAGTAATTATTTTGGCGCGTGGGTTAAGAACCGCTCGCGAAATTCGACAGTTTGCTGGAAGCAATTTTAGAGATTTTACGCGATTAGAAAGTCGGATTAAGTTTATAAAAAAGTAATGGGATGGACATACGAAATATCCACCCCACGTTTAGTAAATTTAGTATAACAAGCTAAAACATTAAAAGTCAATTAAAATCTGTGAATTTGATGTTAAGAATAGGAATTAGTCAAATAAATACTACGGTTGGTGATATAGAAGGAAATTGCCGTAAAATAAGGGAATATATTGAGAAGGCAAAGGAGCTTAAGACAGATATAATCGCATTTCCTGAGCTTTCTATTACTGGCTATCCGCCCGAAGACCTTCTTTTAAAGCCAAAATTTGTTTCTGATAATTTGAAAGGCTTAAATGAATTAGCCAAAGAAATATCAGATATTGTAGCCATTGTTGGCTTTGTGGATAGAAAGGAAGGCAATTTATACAATGCATCTGCTATAATCCATAAAGGAAGGATTAAAAAAATTTACCACAAGATGCTCTTGCCAAATTACGGTGTATTTGATGAAAAGAGGTATTTTAAGGAAGGTTCTGATTTTTGTATTTTTAAATTTTCTGGAATTTCCTTTTCTGTAAATATATGCGAGGATATCTGGGATAAAAAGCTAGTAAAAAAGGCTTCTTCAATGGGTGTAAAGCTCATTTTTAATATTAGTGCCTCTCCATATCATTTGAGAAAGGTTAAAGAGAGGGAGAAAATTTTATCATATCAGGCAAAGAAAAACTCCATTTTTATTGCCTATGCAAACCTTGTGGGAGGACAGGATGAGCTGGTTTTTGATGGAGCCAGTATGGTTTTAGATGATAAAGGGAGAATAACAGAAAGAAAAGAGCAATTTAAGGAGGATTTATTGATAGCTGACCTGGATATTGGGGAAGGAGAAGAGAAAAAACCACCTATTCCAAAAAGAAAAATAAAACCATTAGAACCAATTCCTGAGATTTATCAAGCCTTGATATTGGGGCTTTCTGACTATGTCAAAAAAAATGGCTTTGAAAAGGTAGTAATTGGCTTAAGTGGAGGGATCGATTCCTCTCTTGTTTGCGTCCTGGCTGTTGACGCTTTAGGAAAAGATAATGTAATTGGTGTTTTTATGCCATCAGAATATTCCTCAAAAGAATCATTTGAGGATGCAAAGGAATTGGTAGACAATTTAGGAATAAAGATTATTAATGTCCCAATTTCTTCTATCTTTGACCTCTATTGCTCCACACTTAAGCCACATTTTAAGGGATATAAAACGAATATAACAGAGGAAAACCTTCAAGCAAGAATCAGGGGGAATATCCTGATGGCTTTTTCTAATAAATTTGGATGGCTTGTTCTAACAACAGGGAATAAGTCAGAGATAAGCACAGGATATGCTACCCTTTATGGAGATATGGCAGGTGGATTTGCTTGTTTAAAAGACATTCCAAAAACCCTTGTCTATAAGCTTTGTGAATATAGAAATTCTAAAGAGAAGGTTATTCCAGAGAGGGTTTTAAAAAAAGAGCCAACAGCCGAGCTTAAATACAATCAAAAGGATTCTGATACCCTGCCAGAATACGAAATATTAGACCCAATACTTAAGGCTTATGTTGAAGAGGATAAAGATGTACAGGAAATTACCTCTTTGGGTTTTGATAAAGAGATTGTATTATATGTCTTAAATTTGATTGATAGGAGTGAGTATAAAAGGAGGCAGTCTCCACCAGGGATAAAGATTACACCAAAGGCATTTGGTAAAGATAGAAGGATGCCGATTACCAATAAATATAAAAACTAAAAGATAAGGCTATCCTGTCCTTAAAGCATCCATTGGGGGCTAGCTTTGAGGCTTGATAAGCTGGATAGATTCCCGAAAGAATTCCAACACCAAGAGAACAAAAAAGCCCAATACACATTCCAAAAATAGATAGAGCATGAGGAACCCCAAAAAAAGGAGCGATAATCCAACCTAGAATTAAAATAGACACCCAAGAAAACCACCACTTGTAGAGAGAATTACCGCCTCGGTTAAAAACTGAAGGAGAATATCGGAGATTTTAGCGCCGATAGCCTTTCTTAAGCCAATTTCAAATCTTCTTTCCATAACAGAGGTAAACA contains:
- the ispG gene encoding flavodoxin-dependent (E)-4-hydroxy-3-methylbut-2-enyl-diphosphate synthase; its protein translation is MRRESNEVRIGNIKIGGKNPIAIQSMTKTGTEDTEKTIEQIKELADYGCEIVRIALPDIASCNVLGKIKEKSEIPIIADVHFNYKIALSAIEQGADKIRLNPGNIRDKEKIREIVRKAKDAGIPIRVGANSGSLPEGESLVDAAMREIKILENEGFYDIVVSLKGADIYETVSSYREMAGLVKYPFHIGITEAGPLFSGSIISSIGCGILLFEGLGDTIRVSLTGSPIDEVRVAKQILQALDLRSFGPRIISCPTCGRCRVNLSSITKQIEEKIFNIKGLSGKKIAIMGCSVNGPGEAKKADYGLVAGEKFLIFKNGEIIKRVSENIVDVFLELFY
- a CDS encoding NYN domain-containing protein, whose product is MGRKFMTNNKKQRTYAFIDASNLFYGGEKSLGWKIDYQKLLEYLKDKYEILQALYFGGVEIHKFKYDYLNNHTVPIAKLEKYLVNLIRNKANKLNEAELALIACHLQRVRFYLKLNEFGYKLYLKPVKLYEQDDGTSRRKANCDVEMAFYIMKEKDNFDRLLILSGDGDFLPVLKHLKEQGKEVIILARGLRTAREIRQFAGSNFRDFTRLESRIKFIKK
- a CDS encoding NAD+ synthase, producing the protein MLRIGISQINTTVGDIEGNCRKIREYIEKAKELKTDIIAFPELSITGYPPEDLLLKPKFVSDNLKGLNELAKEISDIVAIVGFVDRKEGNLYNASAIIHKGRIKKIYHKMLLPNYGVFDEKRYFKEGSDFCIFKFSGISFSVNICEDIWDKKLVKKASSMGVKLIFNISASPYHLRKVKEREKILSYQAKKNSIFIAYANLVGGQDELVFDGASMVLDDKGRITERKEQFKEDLLIADLDIGEGEEKKPPIPKRKIKPLEPIPEIYQALILGLSDYVKKNGFEKVVIGLSGGIDSSLVCVLAVDALGKDNVIGVFMPSEYSSKESFEDAKELVDNLGIKIINVPISSIFDLYCSTLKPHFKGYKTNITEENLQARIRGNILMAFSNKFGWLVLTTGNKSEISTGYATLYGDMAGGFACLKDIPKTLVYKLCEYRNSKEKVIPERVLKKEPTAELKYNQKDSDTLPEYEILDPILKAYVEEDKDVQEITSLGFDKEIVLYVLNLIDRSEYKRRQSPPGIKITPKAFGKDRRMPITNKYKN